A portion of the Osmerus mordax isolate fOsmMor3 chromosome 22, fOsmMor3.pri, whole genome shotgun sequence genome contains these proteins:
- the cdadc1 gene encoding cytidine and dCMP deaminase domain-containing protein 1 — MARANNANINEALQQHCAVLCHCNGGRDVKEAGTQTDSKVQGHGPRLSKGNLFTLLSLWMELFPREELEHRNDDNESVRGTGLVVVREHRVVGLHCSGAELHAGQLAVIQHGPRLASCELYFSRRPCATCLKMIINAGVSRISFWPGDPEMSLLAGACDRTDSVSQEAVLDVVAVEKMKANSRPHIGVILQPLAPGLQQFVNETSKKCDFMERVSNDTPDLDVEDLFRRQWRQNLGRFSRFILPEQQHRDILTKMGLENFCMEPYFSSLRQNMRELVEVLASVSASVPPLQHGFYKMDNDRKEPQCGDLPQALPVSQEIARHCIIQAMLLAYRTEDHKVGVGAVIWAEAKSGRCDGTGRLYLVGCGYNAYPVGSEYAEYPQMDNKQQDRQRRKYRYIVHAEQNALTFRSSEVKDEENTMLFVTKCPCDECVPLILGAGIKQIYTTDLDSGKDKGDISYLRFSSLPGVQKFIWQKTSQDTCASAHDAHHLANGCMGKHDRQAEQESRTSKRHRPDHFSNLPPV; from the exons ATGGCAAGAGCAAACAACGCGAATATAAACGAAGCTTTGCAGCAACATTGTGCCGTATTGTGTCATTGTAACGGAGGTCGCGATGTAAAAGAGGCCGGTACACAGACCGACAGTAAAGTACAAG GGCATGGCCCCAGATTGTCAAAAGGCAACCTTTTCACACTACTTAGTCTATGGATGGAACTGTTCCCCAGAGAAGAACTCGAACACCGAAATGATGACAATGAGTCG GTGCGAGGAACAGGCTTGGTGGTGGTCCGGGAGCACAGGGTGGTGGGTCTGCACTGCTCTGGAGCAGAGCTGCATGCAGGCCAGTTGGCTGTGATCCAACATGGACCTCGGTTGGCTTCCTGTGAGCTCTACTTCTCCAGGAGACCCTGTGCCACCTGCCTCAAGATGATCATCAATG CCGGGGTGAGCAGGATCTCCTTCTGGCCTGGTGACCCGGAGATGAGTCTGCTGGCAGGAGCTTGTGACCGGACGGACAGCGTTTCCCAGGAGGCTGTGCTGGATGTCGTGGCAGTTGAGAAGATGAAGGCCAACAGTCGTCCTCACATTGGTGTCATTCTGCAGCCCCTGGCCCCTGGCTTGCAGCAGTTTGTGAATGAGACCTCCAAGAAGTGTGACTTCATGGAGAGGGTGTCCAACGACACTCCCGATCTGGATGTAGAAGACCTCTTCAGGAGACAGTGGAGACAGAACTTGGGCAGGTTCTCCAGGTTCATACTTCCGGAACAGCAGCACAGAGACATTCTTACCAAGATGGGCCTAGAGAACTTCTGCATGGAACCATACTTCTCTAGCCTGCGGCAGAACATGAGGGAGCTTGTTGAGGTTCTTGCCTCAGTGTCTGCTAGTGTTCCACCTCTCCAGCATGGCTTCTACAAGATGGACAATGACAG GAAGGAGCCACAGTGTGGTGATCTGCCTCAGGCCCTGCCAGTGTCCCAGGAGATCGCCCGGCACTGCATCATACAGGCCATGCTGCTGGCCTACAGAACAG AGGACCataaggttggggttggggctgtgATTTGGGCAGAAGCTAAATCT GGACGTTGTGATGGTACCGGGAGGCTGTACTTGGTGGGTTGTGGGTACAACGCCTACCCAGTGGGCTCAGAGTATGCAGAGTACCCTCAGATGGACAACAAGCAGCAGGACCGGCAGAGACGCAAGTACCGCTACATCGTCCATGCCGAGCAGAACGCCCTTACCTTCAG GAGTTCTGAGGTCAAAGATGAGGAGAACACCATGCTGTTTGTGACCAAGTGTCCATGTGACGAGTGTGTGCCCCTGATCCTGGGCGCGGGCATCAAACAGATCTACACCACGGACCTGGACAGCGGGAAGGACAAGGGGGACATCTCTTACCTTCGATTCAGCAGTCTCCCAGGAGTCCAAAAGTTCATT TGGCAGAAGACCTCCCAAGATACCTGTGCCTCCGCACACGATGCTCATCATCTTGCAA ATGGATGCATGGGGAAGCATGACAGACAAGCGGAACAGGAGTCCCGGACTAGCAAGAGACATCGGCCGGACCACTTTAGCAACCTCCCACCTGTCTGA
- the cab39l gene encoding calcium-binding protein 39-like, which translates to MPLFGKSHKSPADIVKTLKENLAILVKQDKKTEKASEEVSKCLVAMKEILYGTNDKEPHTETVAQLAQELYNSGLLISLVENLQVIDFEGKKDVCQIFNNILRRQIGTRSPTVEYFCSHQEVLFVLQKGYETAQVALNCGIMLRECIRHEPLAKVVLHSEHFHDFFNYVEMSTFDIASDAFATFKDLLTRHKVLVAEYLEQNYDAIFTDYEKLLHSENYVTKRQSLKLLGELLLDRHNFTVMTRYISKPENLKLMMNLLRDKSPNIQFEAFHVFKVFVANPNKTQPIVDILLKNQTKLIDFLSNFQKDRTDDEQFNDEKTYLIKQIRDLKKPAS; encoded by the exons ATGCCGCTGTTCGGTAAATCCCACAAGAGTCCGGCAGACATCGTCAAGACCTTGAAGGAGAACCTTGCCATCCTGGTCAAACAGGACAAGAAGACAGAGAag GCGTCTGAAGAGGTGTCTAAGTGTCTGGTGGCCATGAAGGAGATCCTGTACGGGACCAATGACAAGGAGCCTCACACAGAGACCGTGGCCCAGCTGGCCCAAGAGCTCTACAACAGCGGGCTGCTCATCTCGCTGGTGGAGAACCTGCAAGTCATCGACTTTgag GGAAAGAAGGACGTGTGTCAGATCTTCAACAACATCCTGCGGAGGCAGATCGGCACGCGCAGCCCCACCGTGGAGTACTTCTGCTCCCACCAGGAGGTGCTGTTTGTGCTGCAGAAGGG gtacGAGACGGCCCAGGTGGCGCTGAACTGTGGCATCATGCTGAGAGAGTGCATCAGACACGAGCCCCTGGCCAAGGTGGTCCTCCACTCGGAGCACTTCCACGACTTCTTCAACTACGTGGAGATGTCCACCTTCGACATCGCCTCGGACGCCTTTGCCACCTTCAAG GATCTGTTGACGAGACACAAAGTCCTGGTGGCGGAATATCTAGAACAGAACTATGATGCT ATCTTCACTGACTACGAGAAGCTCCTGCATTCTGAGAACTATGTGACAAAGAGACAGTCGTTAAAG TTGTTGGGAGAGCTACTGCTGGACAGGCACAACTTCACGGTGATGACCAGGTACATCAGCAAGCCAGAAAACCTGAAGCTCATGATGAACCTGCTGAGGGACAAGAGCCCCAATATCCAGTTTGAGGCCTTCCATGTCTTCAAG GTGTTTGTGGCCAACCCGAACAAGACACAGCCCATCGTGGACATCCTGTTGAAGAACCAGACCAAACTCATCGACTTCCTTAGCAACTTCCAAAAAGACCGCACGGACGACGAGCAGTTCAACGACGAGAAGACCTATCTAATCAAACAAATCCGCGACCTTAAGAAACCGGCCTCTTAA